The Thermus brockianus genome window below encodes:
- a CDS encoding VWA domain-containing protein → MPRGTLLLRASVILLLLLAFLDPRLPLKGRVVYLLDFSPSARESVFAAAERLPRDGVYLAFAERVARLPSPTARRLDLGEGTDVRAALAEALRLGADRVVLVSDGLFPPVPSPLPLDAVYVPPRPFVALRLLPPPFPLLGETVGVRVVLEAPLPAEVRLRVEGPGGAWERALWVEGRVALTYTFPLLEEGEVRAEAVGPWGRSEARVEVAPKDRARALVLGDPALARYLEAQGFQVEEGPFRLPLEADLVAVGLGVLDLPEGAPEALRDYLHRGGGLLFTATPKGLFFGGWDRALPEELPLKPLGRQGAALVLVLDTSGSMEGEKLALAVAAALELVRSAAPEDYLGVVVFASGHRVLFPPRPMTDRAKKEAESLLLSLRAGGGTVLGGAFREAVGLLEGVRVARKGILVLTDGLIADPKEPLLALAERGGAEVSAIALGEDADRSFLEELARRGGGRFYRAATARELPRLFLREGQEVFGKEAVEGRFPVEALPHPLTEGFLFPPLSVLLPARAEPWAEVLLKSGERVVLALGERGEGRVAALATDLSRSWRDFEGASAFLGGLARYLVGAGRALALYAYPEGEGVRVVALGRLEAPRLLVGGEETPMVPTGPLRFEARAGGPGVLLDGKRRIPLALPLPGEWTPRDGAATLRAMAEAAGGRLLGLEEVGSLPTRPLPLRPYLLWAALLLFLLERAWEARVSRGTLSQERFG, encoded by the coding sequence ATGCCCCGGGGGACCCTCCTCCTAAGGGCTTCCGTTATCCTCCTGCTCCTCCTGGCCTTCCTGGACCCCCGCCTGCCCCTAAAGGGGCGGGTGGTCTACCTCCTGGACTTCTCCCCTTCCGCCCGGGAAAGCGTTTTCGCCGCGGCGGAGAGGCTTCCCAGGGACGGGGTCTACCTGGCCTTTGCCGAAAGGGTGGCCCGGCTCCCTAGTCCCACGGCGAGGAGACTGGACCTAGGGGAGGGGACGGACGTGCGGGCGGCCTTGGCGGAGGCCTTGCGCCTAGGGGCGGACCGGGTGGTCCTGGTCTCCGATGGGCTTTTCCCTCCCGTGCCCTCCCCCCTTCCCCTGGATGCGGTCTACGTGCCCCCGAGGCCCTTCGTGGCCCTGCGCCTCCTCCCTCCGCCCTTTCCCCTCCTGGGGGAGACGGTGGGGGTGCGGGTGGTCCTCGAGGCCCCCCTTCCCGCCGAGGTGCGGCTTCGGGTGGAGGGGCCGGGGGGTGCCTGGGAGCGGGCGCTTTGGGTGGAGGGGCGGGTGGCCCTGACCTACACCTTTCCCCTCCTGGAGGAAGGGGAGGTGCGGGCGGAGGCGGTGGGGCCCTGGGGGCGGAGCGAGGCCAGGGTGGAGGTGGCCCCTAAGGACCGGGCCAGGGCCCTGGTCCTGGGCGACCCCGCCCTGGCCCGCTACCTGGAGGCCCAGGGGTTTCAGGTGGAGGAAGGCCCCTTCCGGCTTCCCCTGGAGGCGGACCTGGTGGCGGTGGGCCTAGGGGTCTTGGACCTGCCCGAGGGGGCGCCCGAGGCCCTTAGGGACTACCTCCACCGGGGCGGGGGCCTCCTCTTCACCGCCACCCCCAAGGGGCTTTTCTTCGGCGGCTGGGACCGGGCCCTGCCCGAGGAGCTTCCCCTAAAGCCCCTGGGGCGGCAGGGGGCGGCCTTGGTCCTGGTCCTGGACACCTCGGGGAGCATGGAAGGGGAAAAGCTCGCCCTGGCGGTGGCGGCGGCCCTGGAGCTCGTGCGGAGCGCCGCCCCCGAGGATTACCTGGGGGTGGTGGTCTTCGCCTCGGGGCACAGGGTCCTCTTCCCCCCGAGGCCCATGACCGACCGGGCCAAGAAGGAGGCGGAAAGCCTCCTTCTCTCCCTACGGGCGGGCGGGGGCACGGTGCTGGGTGGGGCCTTCCGGGAGGCGGTGGGGCTTCTTGAGGGGGTAAGGGTGGCCCGCAAGGGGATTCTGGTCCTCACGGATGGCCTCATCGCCGACCCCAAAGAGCCCCTCCTGGCCCTGGCGGAGAGGGGTGGGGCGGAGGTTTCCGCCATCGCCTTGGGGGAGGATGCGGACCGCTCCTTTTTGGAGGAGCTCGCCAGGCGGGGTGGGGGCCGCTTCTACCGGGCGGCCACGGCCCGGGAGCTTCCCCGGCTATTCCTGCGGGAGGGGCAGGAGGTTTTTGGGAAGGAAGCGGTGGAGGGGCGGTTTCCCGTGGAGGCCCTTCCCCACCCCCTCACGGAGGGTTTCCTTTTCCCGCCCCTTTCCGTCCTCCTCCCGGCCCGGGCGGAGCCTTGGGCCGAGGTGCTCCTAAAAAGCGGGGAGCGGGTGGTTCTGGCCTTGGGGGAGCGGGGCGAGGGGCGGGTGGCGGCCCTGGCCACGGACCTTTCCCGTTCCTGGCGGGACTTTGAGGGGGCTTCCGCCTTCCTCGGGGGGCTTGCCCGGTACCTGGTGGGCGCGGGGCGGGCCCTCGCCCTCTACGCCTACCCCGAGGGGGAGGGGGTGCGGGTGGTGGCCTTAGGGCGGTTGGAGGCCCCGAGGCTCCTGGTGGGCGGCGAGGAAACCCCCATGGTGCCCACGGGGCCCCTGCGCTTTGAGGCCCGGGCGGGGGGTCCTGGGGTTCTCTTGGACGGGAAGCGGCGCATCCCCTTGGCCCTTCCCCTTCCCGGGGAGTGGACGCCCAGGGACGGGGCGGCCACCCTCAGGGCCATGGCGGAGGCGGCCGGCGGGCGGCTTCTCGGCCTGGAGGAGGTGGGCAGCCTCCCCACCAGGCCCCTTCCCCTAAGGCCCTACCTCCTTTGGGCGGCCTTGCTCCTTTTCCTCCTGGAGCGGGCCTGGGAGGCACGGGTGAGCCGGGGCACACTTTCCCAAGAACGTTTCGGCTAG
- a CDS encoding YlxR family protein, whose amino-acid sequence MRHVPLRMCVACRRRRPKGELLRILMTPEGFRLDPTGKLPGRGAYVCPDNPDCWAEKKLRRFAGARAKALSEALWAHLGGKDGQSTHLPAG is encoded by the coding sequence ATGCGGCACGTCCCCTTACGCATGTGCGTGGCCTGCCGCAGAAGGCGGCCTAAGGGGGAGCTTTTGCGCATCCTCATGACCCCCGAGGGGTTCCGGCTGGACCCCACGGGCAAGCTTCCGGGCCGGGGGGCTTACGTCTGCCCCGACAACCCGGACTGCTGGGCGGAAAAGAAGCTGAGACGCTTCGCTGGGGCCCGGGCCAAGGCGCTTTCCGAGGCCCTTTGGGCCCATTTAGGAGGTAAAGATGGCCAAAGTACGCATCTACCAGCTGGCTAA
- a CDS encoding cobalamin B12-binding domain-containing protein has product MQGMDRRIRVLIAKPGLDGHDRGAKVVARALRDAGMEVIYTGLRQTPEMIVSAAIQEDVDAIGLSILSGAHMHYFREVKRLLEEQGASDILLFGGGIIPDEDVPKLKELGVAAIFGPGTSTQDIVDFLRQAVPERWKAQGLA; this is encoded by the coding sequence ATGCAAGGCATGGACCGGCGCATACGGGTACTCATCGCCAAACCGGGCCTGGACGGGCACGACCGGGGGGCCAAGGTGGTGGCCCGGGCCCTTCGGGATGCGGGGATGGAGGTGATCTACACGGGGCTCCGCCAGACCCCCGAGATGATCGTCTCCGCCGCCATCCAGGAGGACGTGGACGCCATCGGGCTTTCCATCCTCTCCGGGGCCCACATGCACTACTTCCGCGAGGTGAAGCGGCTTCTGGAGGAGCAGGGAGCCTCGGACATCCTCCTCTTCGGGGGCGGCATCATCCCCGACGAGGACGTGCCCAAGCTCAAGGAGCTCGGGGTGGCGGCCATTTTTGGCCCCGGGACCAGCACCCAGGACATCGTGGACTTCCTCCGGCAGGCAGTTCCCGAACGCTGGAAGGCCCAGGGGCTCGCATGA
- the rimP gene encoding ribosome maturation factor RimP encodes MDLWRLVEEAVEALGLQVLEVKEAPGEVLVRLERLDEKPITVADLERASRHIEAALDREDPIPGSYRLLVESPGPKRPLFTRRHFERFQGLKAKVPGPEGFVGRILRVEGEEVVFQVGSEEKRLKLGTFRANLAEWPEEPR; translated from the coding sequence GTGGACCTTTGGCGGTTGGTGGAAGAGGCGGTGGAGGCCTTGGGCCTTCAGGTCCTGGAGGTGAAGGAAGCCCCGGGCGAGGTCTTGGTACGCCTGGAGCGCCTGGACGAAAAGCCCATCACCGTGGCCGACCTGGAACGGGCAAGCCGCCACATAGAGGCCGCCTTGGACCGGGAAGACCCCATCCCGGGAAGCTACCGGCTTTTGGTGGAGTCCCCCGGACCCAAGCGCCCCCTCTTCACCCGCCGCCACTTTGAGCGCTTCCAGGGCCTAAAGGCCAAGGTGCCCGGGCCCGAGGGCTTCGTGGGGCGGATCCTGCGGGTGGAGGGGGAAGAGGTGGTCTTCCAGGTGGGGTCCGAAGAGAAGCGCTTAAAGCTCGGCACCTTCCGCGCCAACCTGGCCGAGTGGCCCGAGGAGCCTAGGTAG
- a CDS encoding acyl-CoA mutase large subunit family protein: MRKKHDWLRETYQKSLEKMPERPVAHRTLSDIAPDPLYTPEDIGVLDPEYEEKRGYPGEYPYTRGVYGSMYRSKLWTMRMFAGFGTAEQTNERFKKLLKAGQTGLSVAFDLPTLMGYDSDHPLSKGEVGKCGVAVSSLADMEILFEGINLEEVTTSMTINSPANAIWAMYLAVAKKKGYDWKKLGGTIQNDILKEFIAQKEFIFPPEPSVKLVIDTFEWGPKNVPKWNFISVSGYHIREAGSTAVQELAWTLADGFEYVEAALKRGLDVDEFAPRISFFFDVHNDFFEEIAKFRAARRIWAKEMRHRYGAKNPASWMLRTHAQTAGVSLTAQQPLNNIARVAIQALAAVLGGTNSLHTDAYDEALALPTEESATIALRTQQIIAYETGVTHTIDPLAGSYYVEWLTDEMERQAMAIIEEIRRMGGVVRAIEEGYFLRELAEASYRYQQEVERKERIIVGVNAFTDEIPLKVPIQLVDPEVERVQAERLARVRRERDPKRVEAALEGLRRAAVEGQNTMPHFVECALAYCTLGEMMDVLREVYGTYQEPAYV; encoded by the coding sequence ATGCGCAAGAAGCACGACTGGCTCAGGGAGACCTACCAAAAGAGCCTGGAGAAGATGCCCGAGAGGCCCGTGGCCCACCGCACCCTCTCGGACATCGCCCCAGACCCCCTCTACACCCCGGAGGACATCGGCGTCCTGGACCCGGAGTACGAGGAGAAGCGGGGCTACCCGGGGGAGTACCCCTACACCCGGGGGGTCTACGGCTCCATGTACCGCTCCAAGCTCTGGACCATGCGCATGTTTGCCGGCTTCGGCACCGCCGAGCAGACCAACGAGCGCTTTAAGAAACTCCTCAAGGCGGGCCAGACCGGGCTTTCCGTGGCCTTTGACCTCCCCACCCTGATGGGCTACGATTCCGACCACCCCCTTTCCAAGGGGGAGGTGGGGAAGTGCGGGGTGGCGGTCTCCAGCCTGGCGGACATGGAGATCCTCTTTGAGGGCATCAACCTCGAGGAGGTCACCACCTCCATGACCATCAACAGCCCCGCCAACGCCATCTGGGCCATGTACCTGGCGGTGGCCAAGAAGAAGGGCTACGACTGGAAAAAGCTCGGGGGCACCATCCAAAACGACATCCTCAAGGAGTTCATCGCCCAGAAGGAGTTCATCTTCCCCCCCGAGCCCAGCGTCAAGCTGGTGATTGACACCTTTGAGTGGGGCCCCAAGAACGTCCCCAAGTGGAACTTCATCTCCGTATCCGGCTACCACATCCGCGAGGCGGGGAGCACCGCCGTGCAGGAGCTCGCCTGGACCCTGGCGGACGGCTTTGAATACGTGGAAGCCGCCCTCAAGCGGGGCCTGGACGTGGACGAGTTCGCCCCGAGGATTAGCTTCTTCTTTGACGTGCACAACGATTTCTTTGAGGAGATCGCCAAGTTCCGCGCGGCCAGGCGCATCTGGGCCAAGGAGATGCGCCACCGCTACGGGGCCAAGAACCCGGCGAGCTGGATGCTCCGCACCCACGCCCAGACGGCTGGGGTTTCCCTCACCGCCCAGCAACCCCTGAACAACATCGCCCGGGTGGCCATCCAGGCTTTGGCAGCGGTCCTTGGGGGTACCAACAGCCTGCACACCGACGCCTACGACGAGGCCCTGGCCCTGCCCACGGAGGAGAGTGCCACCATCGCCCTAAGGACCCAGCAAATCATCGCCTACGAGACGGGCGTCACCCACACCATAGACCCCCTGGCGGGAAGCTACTACGTGGAGTGGCTCACGGACGAGATGGAACGCCAGGCCATGGCCATCATTGAGGAGATCCGCCGCATGGGCGGGGTGGTGCGGGCCATTGAGGAGGGGTACTTCCTTCGGGAGCTCGCCGAGGCCAGCTACCGCTACCAGCAGGAGGTGGAGCGGAAAGAGCGCATCATCGTGGGGGTGAACGCCTTCACCGACGAGATCCCCTTAAAGGTGCCCATCCAACTGGTGGACCCCGAGGTGGAGAGGGTGCAGGCGGAGCGCCTGGCCCGGGTGCGCAGGGAGCGGGACCCCAAGCGGGTGGAAGCGGCCCTGGAGGGCCTGCGCCGGGCGGCGGTGGAGGGCCAGAACACCATGCCCCACTTCGTGGAGTGCGCCCTGGCCTACTGTACCCTGGGGGAGATGATGGACGTCCTGCGGGAGGTCTACGGCACCTACCAGGAACCCGCCTACGTGTAG
- the ribD gene encoding bifunctional diaminohydroxyphosphoribosylaminopyrimidine deaminase/5-amino-6-(5-phosphoribosylamino)uracil reductase RibD: MRELDERFLRRALQLAERARGHTSPNPLVGAVLVREGRIVGEGYHPRAGEPHAEVFALKEAGERARGATAYLTLEPCDHHGRTPPCSLALLEAGVARVVVAARDENPVARGGLERLRRAGVQVEEGLLAEEARLQNEAFFTALRKGRPFVLLKAALTLDGKVAAASGDARHVSSEASRRVAHAYRQWLPAVVVGVGTVLQDDPALTVRHPDFRPFPHMLEPPPLRDPLKVVLDTEARTPPTARLFAPGPRGEPARVLLLVGRGAPKERLLALERAGARVVELPREGGRVSPEVALAFLWEEGVDGVLLEGGPRVAGAFWARGLVDKVALFLAPKVVGEGKGFLEGVALSRMAEAYRLRLARREWLGEDLWLEGYLEV, translated from the coding sequence TTGCGCGAACTGGACGAGCGTTTCCTTAGGAGAGCCCTGCAGCTAGCGGAAAGGGCCCGCGGCCACACGAGTCCCAACCCCCTGGTGGGGGCGGTGCTGGTGCGGGAAGGGCGCATCGTGGGCGAGGGGTACCACCCCCGGGCGGGGGAGCCCCACGCCGAGGTCTTTGCCCTGAAGGAGGCGGGGGAGAGGGCCCGGGGGGCCACGGCTTACCTGACCCTGGAGCCCTGCGACCACCACGGCCGCACGCCCCCTTGTTCCTTGGCCCTCCTCGAGGCGGGGGTGGCGCGGGTGGTGGTGGCGGCCAGGGACGAGAACCCAGTGGCCCGGGGTGGCCTGGAGCGCCTGAGGCGGGCTGGGGTCCAGGTGGAGGAGGGCCTTTTGGCCGAGGAGGCGCGGCTCCAGAACGAGGCCTTCTTCACTGCCCTAAGGAAGGGGAGGCCCTTCGTCCTCCTGAAGGCCGCCCTCACCCTGGACGGGAAGGTGGCGGCCGCCTCGGGGGATGCCCGCCACGTGTCCTCGGAGGCGAGCCGCCGGGTGGCCCACGCCTACCGCCAGTGGCTCCCGGCGGTGGTGGTGGGGGTGGGCACGGTGCTACAGGACGACCCCGCCCTCACCGTGCGCCATCCCGACTTCCGCCCCTTTCCCCACATGTTGGAGCCGCCCCCCTTGCGGGACCCCCTCAAGGTGGTGCTGGACACGGAGGCCCGCACCCCCCCCACCGCCCGGCTCTTTGCCCCGGGGCCTCGAGGCGAGCCCGCCCGGGTCCTCCTCCTGGTGGGGCGAGGGGCTCCCAAGGAGCGGCTTTTGGCCTTGGAGCGGGCAGGGGCCCGGGTGGTGGAGCTCCCCCGGGAGGGGGGGCGGGTGAGCCCGGAGGTGGCCTTGGCCTTCCTCTGGGAGGAGGGGGTGGACGGGGTCTTGTTGGAAGGGGGGCCGAGGGTGGCGGGAGCTTTCTGGGCCCGGGGGCTGGTGGACAAGGTGGCCCTTTTCCTCGCCCCCAAGGTGGTGGGGGAGGGGAAGGGGTTTTTGGAGGGCGTGGCCCTCTCCCGTATGGCGGAGGCCTACCGGCTTCGCCTCGCGCGGCGGGAGTGGCTTGGGGAAGACCTTTGGCTAGAAGGGTACCTGGAGGTATAG
- a CDS encoding PaaI family thioesterase encodes MKAVQLYYPPEWAHCYGCGYLNAHGLHIKTYWHGEKGESETRFTPSPHHTALPGFVYGGLLASLVDCHSTATAAAAKAAAEGLSLEAHPLRFVTASLKVDYLKPTPLGPELLLVGRPKEVKGRKVVVETELYAEGALTVRGEAVLILIGEDFGRSKSAPGGG; translated from the coding sequence ATGAAGGCCGTCCAGCTCTACTACCCTCCCGAGTGGGCCCACTGCTACGGGTGCGGCTACCTGAACGCCCACGGCCTCCACATCAAGACCTACTGGCATGGGGAAAAGGGGGAAAGCGAGACCCGCTTCACCCCAAGCCCCCACCACACCGCCCTCCCCGGCTTCGTCTACGGGGGGCTCCTCGCCTCCTTGGTGGACTGCCACTCCACCGCCACCGCCGCCGCCGCCAAAGCGGCGGCGGAAGGGCTTAGCCTCGAGGCCCACCCCTTGCGCTTCGTCACCGCAAGCCTGAAGGTGGACTACCTAAAGCCCACGCCCCTAGGCCCCGAGCTCCTCCTGGTGGGCCGGCCCAAGGAGGTCAAGGGCAGGAAGGTGGTGGTGGAGACGGAACTCTACGCCGAGGGGGCCCTCACGGTTCGGGGGGAGGCGGTTCTGATATTGATCGGCGAGGATTTCGGGCGTTCCAAATCCGCTCCAGGTGGTGGATAA
- a CDS encoding MBL fold metallo-hydrolase — protein MDRRRFIGLSGVLLAGLSPAWGQGRPPKGVNGGGFYRFALGRVAVTILSDGQSAPGPLLPNWGANPELQGEFRRTLQEHFLNPEATRNNFNPVLLDLGEARLLVDTGRGTGAGGRLLAHLELAGYAPEDITHVFLTHGHPDHIGGLVDGGGRPVFPQAVHLMGRVELDYWLKNPSQAVERALLPLRDRIRPVEDGEEILPGVRAVASFGHTPGHMSLEATSEGKTLFVFGDAAGHYLLSLRFPQAYLGFDMDKGEVVRTRARLFKKVSEEKSLITAYHFPWPALGYIRPEGEGYAFVPAFFEF, from the coding sequence ATGGACCGTAGGCGGTTTATCGGCCTTTCCGGTGTGCTCTTGGCGGGGCTTTCCCCCGCCTGGGGCCAGGGGCGCCCTCCCAAGGGGGTGAACGGGGGTGGGTTTTACCGCTTCGCCCTGGGGCGGGTGGCCGTCACCATCCTCTCCGATGGCCAGTCGGCCCCGGGGCCGCTCCTCCCCAACTGGGGGGCGAACCCCGAGCTCCAGGGGGAGTTCCGGCGCACCCTCCAGGAACACTTCCTCAACCCAGAGGCCACCCGCAACAACTTCAACCCCGTCCTCCTGGACCTAGGGGAGGCGAGGCTCTTGGTGGATACGGGCCGGGGGACGGGGGCTGGGGGGAGGCTTCTTGCCCACCTGGAACTCGCCGGCTACGCCCCCGAGGACATCACCCACGTCTTCCTCACCCACGGCCACCCCGACCACATCGGGGGGCTGGTGGACGGCGGGGGGAGGCCGGTCTTTCCCCAGGCGGTCCACCTCATGGGCCGGGTGGAGCTGGACTACTGGCTCAAGAACCCCTCCCAGGCGGTGGAGCGGGCCCTCCTTCCCTTGCGGGACCGTATCCGGCCCGTGGAGGATGGGGAGGAGATCCTCCCCGGGGTTAGGGCGGTGGCCTCCTTCGGCCACACCCCGGGGCACATGAGCCTCGAGGCCACCTCCGAGGGGAAAACGCTTTTCGTCTTCGGGGACGCCGCCGGGCACTACCTCCTTTCCCTGCGCTTTCCCCAGGCCTACCTCGGCTTTGACATGGACAAGGGGGAGGTGGTGCGCACCCGGGCCCGGCTTTTCAAGAAGGTGAGCGAGGAGAAAAGCCTCATCACCGCCTACCACTTCCCCTGGCCTGCCCTGGGGTACATCCGCCCGGAAGGGGAGGGGTACGCCTTCGTCCCCGCCTTCTTTGAGTTCTAG
- a CDS encoding bifunctional 3,4-dihydroxy-2-butanone-4-phosphate synthase/GTP cyclohydrolase II has protein sequence MEGLASVKELLEELRQGRPVILVDDEDRENEGDLIMAAEHVTPEWVNFMLRECRGLLCVALTEERAKALDLPLMVERNQDPQGTRFTVSVDARGTTTGISAYERAATIRLLADPEATAQDFRRPGHIFPLVARPGGVLRRAGHTEATVDLLRLAGLTPVGSLIEILKEDGTMARLPDLLAFARQHGLKVGTIADLIRYRLEKGDLYVRREAEAALPTRFGEFRILGYRDTLTGEEHAALVMGSWEPEEPILVRMHSECLTGDALHSLRCDCGFQRDLALERIAREGKGVLVYLRQEGRGIGLINKIRAYHLQDQGLDTVEANLALGFPPDLRDYGVGAQILYDLGVRKMRLLTNNPRKVKALSGFGIEIVERIPLRAGDNPFNERYLQAKKEKLGHWMD, from the coding sequence ATGGAAGGCTTGGCCAGCGTCAAGGAGCTTTTGGAGGAACTCCGCCAGGGCCGCCCGGTGATCCTGGTGGACGACGAGGACCGGGAGAACGAGGGCGACCTCATCATGGCGGCGGAGCACGTGACCCCCGAGTGGGTGAACTTCATGCTGCGGGAGTGCCGGGGCCTCCTCTGCGTGGCCCTCACGGAGGAGAGGGCCAAGGCCCTGGACCTCCCCCTCATGGTGGAGCGGAACCAGGACCCCCAGGGCACCCGCTTCACCGTGAGCGTGGACGCCCGGGGGACCACCACGGGGATTTCCGCCTACGAGCGGGCGGCCACCATACGGCTCTTGGCCGACCCGGAGGCCACGGCCCAGGACTTCCGCCGCCCGGGGCACATCTTCCCCCTGGTGGCCCGGCCTGGGGGGGTGTTGCGCCGCGCCGGGCACACCGAGGCCACGGTGGACCTCCTGCGCCTCGCCGGGCTTACCCCGGTGGGAAGCCTCATTGAAATCCTCAAGGAGGACGGCACCATGGCCCGCTTGCCGGACCTTTTGGCGTTTGCCCGGCAGCACGGCCTCAAGGTGGGAACCATCGCCGACCTCATCCGCTACCGCCTGGAGAAGGGGGACCTCTACGTGCGCCGGGAGGCGGAGGCGGCCCTTCCCACCCGCTTTGGGGAGTTCCGCATCCTGGGGTACCGGGACACCCTCACGGGGGAGGAGCACGCCGCCTTGGTCATGGGTAGCTGGGAACCGGAGGAGCCCATTTTGGTGCGCATGCACTCGGAGTGCCTCACGGGGGATGCCCTCCACTCCCTCCGGTGCGACTGCGGCTTCCAGCGGGACCTGGCCCTGGAGCGCATCGCCCGGGAGGGGAAGGGGGTCTTGGTCTACCTCCGGCAGGAGGGGCGGGGAATTGGCCTCATCAACAAGATCCGCGCCTACCACCTCCAGGACCAGGGGCTGGACACGGTGGAGGCCAACCTGGCCCTGGGCTTCCCCCCGGACCTGAGGGACTACGGGGTGGGGGCGCAGATCCTCTACGACCTGGGGGTGCGGAAGATGCGCCTTTTGACCAACAACCCCCGCAAGGTGAAGGCCCTTTCCGGCTTCGGCATTGAGATCGTGGAGCGCATCCCCTTGAGGGCTGGGGACAACCCCTTCAACGAGCGCTACCTCCAGGCCAAGAAGGAGAAGCTGGGCCACTGGATGGACTAG
- a CDS encoding riboflavin synthase, with amino-acid sequence MFTGLVEETGEILKVEEGPFLRVRIAAKEVLSDLKVGDSVAVDGVCLTAVAVDEEGFWVELAQETLRRTAPTWRVGHRPNLERALRVGDRLGGHFVTGHVDGVAALIGVREAPGAKDFYFRPPKPLARYIAEKGSVALNGVSLTVAGLEGEAFWVTLIPHTLKVTNLGSLRVGDGVNLEVDLIARYVERLMRGE; translated from the coding sequence GTGTTCACGGGGCTGGTGGAGGAAACCGGAGAGATCCTTAAGGTGGAGGAAGGCCCCTTCCTGCGGGTGCGGATCGCCGCCAAGGAGGTGCTTTCCGACCTGAAGGTGGGGGATTCCGTGGCGGTGGACGGGGTTTGCCTCACGGCGGTGGCGGTGGACGAGGAGGGGTTTTGGGTGGAGCTAGCCCAAGAAACCCTCCGCCGCACCGCCCCCACCTGGCGGGTGGGGCACAGGCCCAACCTGGAACGGGCCCTTAGGGTAGGGGACCGGCTTGGGGGCCACTTCGTCACCGGGCACGTGGACGGGGTGGCGGCCCTCATAGGGGTGCGGGAAGCCCCGGGGGCCAAGGACTTCTACTTTAGGCCCCCCAAGCCCCTTGCCCGCTACATCGCCGAGAAGGGGAGCGTGGCCCTAAACGGGGTTTCCCTCACGGTGGCGGGGCTTGAGGGGGAGGCTTTCTGGGTTACCTTGATCCCCCACACCCTAAAGGTCACCAACCTAGGAAGCCTCCGGGTGGGGGACGGGGTGAACCTGGAGGTGGACCTCATCGCCCGGTACGTGGAAAGGCTCATGCGGGGGGAGTGA
- the nusA gene encoding transcription termination factor NusA codes for MNREFIDAMQQLALERGVSTEEILEAFKEALRKAYIKRQKGYRKEEVDAGKGPEVDVYIDPQTGRIEMVEVRKVVEKVEDPDKEIALSEALQYDPEVQVGDEMEFPIDPEGLSRMAIQDLRQILTQRLKESERNRIYNEYKDKEGQVLTGVVTRVDNRGNVFVELGRGEAYLPKSEQIPTERYYPGQRLKVYLKKVDRSAKGPSLIVSRAHEKLLEHILKQEVPEIAEGIVEIKAIAREPGRRSKVAVMSHNPNVDPIGACIGHKGQRIQAVSAELGREKVDIILWSKDPKEFIRNALSPAQVGSIELDPETRKARVKVTKDQHSLAIGTGGQNVRLASKLTGYDIHFEEAEIADLDEAIRRAAEEEAGAPTRAREEFEKLFKDLSE; via the coding sequence ATGAACCGGGAATTCATTGACGCCATGCAACAGCTGGCCCTGGAGCGGGGCGTGAGCACCGAAGAGATCCTAGAGGCCTTCAAGGAGGCCCTGCGCAAGGCCTACATCAAACGGCAGAAGGGCTACCGCAAGGAAGAGGTGGACGCCGGCAAGGGCCCCGAGGTAGACGTTTACATTGACCCCCAGACGGGGCGCATTGAGATGGTGGAGGTCCGCAAGGTGGTGGAGAAGGTGGAGGACCCGGACAAGGAAATCGCCCTTTCCGAGGCCCTCCAGTACGACCCCGAGGTCCAGGTGGGGGACGAGATGGAGTTCCCCATTGACCCCGAGGGGCTTTCCCGCATGGCCATCCAGGACCTGCGGCAGATTCTCACCCAGCGCCTCAAGGAGTCCGAGCGCAACCGCATCTACAACGAGTACAAGGACAAGGAGGGCCAGGTGCTCACGGGGGTGGTGACCCGGGTGGACAACCGGGGCAACGTCTTCGTGGAGCTGGGCCGGGGCGAAGCCTATTTGCCCAAGAGCGAGCAGATTCCCACGGAGAGGTACTACCCTGGGCAACGCCTCAAGGTTTACCTGAAGAAGGTGGACCGCTCCGCCAAGGGGCCTTCCCTCATCGTGAGCCGGGCCCACGAGAAACTTCTGGAACACATCCTCAAACAGGAGGTCCCGGAGATCGCCGAGGGCATCGTGGAGATTAAGGCCATCGCCCGGGAGCCTGGCCGCCGGAGCAAGGTGGCGGTGATGAGCCATAACCCCAACGTGGACCCCATCGGGGCCTGCATCGGCCACAAGGGCCAGCGCATCCAGGCGGTCTCGGCGGAGCTGGGCCGGGAGAAGGTGGACATCATCCTGTGGTCCAAGGACCCCAAGGAGTTCATCCGCAACGCCCTCTCCCCCGCCCAGGTGGGCTCCATTGAGCTGGACCCGGAAACGAGGAAGGCCCGGGTGAAGGTGACCAAGGACCAGCACTCCCTGGCCATCGGCACCGGGGGACAGAACGTGCGCCTGGCCTCCAAGCTCACGGGGTACGACATTCACTTTGAGGAGGCGGAGATTGCCGACCTGGACGAGGCCATCCGCCGGGCCGCCGAGGAGGAAGCGGGCGCGCCTACCCGGGCCCGGGAGGAGTTTGAAAAGCTCTTCAAGGACCTTTCCGAGTGA